The region ttataacaaatacaattattctctcttaagcctaaactgacttaagcatcggagagctaatcggacaaaccgttcgattagccatctacactgttttgcaggattaatgccgtcgagatgccggaaTCTATCAATAATtgatcaaatttttaataattttttagtaaatatttttgaataaaggatcactttcacccccgaacttgcgtcaaagtatcaaaaaagtccaaagctggaaaaagggatcacttataccctgaacttgtgtaaaacgggtcaaaaacccccctccccactctcacctaagagagtgtactacactctccggtttttcaTAGTGGTTTTGTTGCCCAGGgtggtttttgatagaaaaaagtttaaaattttcctattttttttaaacattacaaattaagacctaataattaaaaaaatacaatttaatccctattattctaaaatctaaaacaacaaattaaccctctaattttcaatatataacaaattaatccccaaattttaaaatctgaattaactaattaacccccaatattaaaatattaacaaattaaccctaattttttaatatacataaaaaaaattaatttttttttattttttttttaaatacagaCCCGCGGGTCTGTTCTTCCAGACCCGCGGATCACAGATCCTCAGGtgaggatctgttcttcaacAGATCCTCGCGCGCGAGGATCTTGACAGATCCTCAGGTGAGGATCTGTTAAGAAAAGTTCCGGCGAGGAGGCACCTCCTCATCCTCGTCggaacgaaaaaaaaaataaaaaaaaaattgataaaaaggctaaaaaggcccctaaattaattagagattaattgtaatttattaggttttaattgcaattaattaggatttaattgagattaattaggataaaaaatattaattaaaagcccactctccaattaaggtgccacatcagcaCAAGGGgctttttgagccggtttacacaagttcagggtataagtgatccagttttccagctttggacttttttgatactttgacgcaaattcaggggtgaaagtgatcctttgttcatatattttttatgatattatatttatattttttataattaatttatgccCTACCTAAAATCGTGGTCTGACTTCGTCACTGCATGCCTCTAATTTGGACACATAAATGAGATGTTGGGAGATGGTTGTCAAAATTAAGGATATGGctgttcactttttaaaacgttggaggcaatatttaaatttttccgGATATTGAAGACTTACTTGATCCTGTAGTTACATTCTAAAGATATAAATGATTCTTTTCCATTTGAAAGAATAAGAACCCTTCAAtggtttttggtgttttttttaagaattaaataaatataaatgctttttttaaatatttttaatcatttttaatgGTGCGTGTATTTGATGCATTGGGGTGCAACTgggcaaaaataataataatatgatttgcaagcatttgaatttttttatcagatTTTCGAAAAATCATCATTTTGCTAGTTTATTTCACATACGATATTATCTTTTTcgctaataataaaatcaacaaaatattaattagcaTCAACACAATattaacattatatcaacataaGATAAACACTGtaacaataaaatatttcaacattattattttgtttcattttttttgtttcaccTGCAATATCGTATTTCTTGAACAATactaaaatcaaccaaatatcaaatgaaaatcaacacaatattaacataaaatgaaatattataacattataataattcaacatcattatttaattttaatttaattttaacttttttagtttatttcacctACAATATTTCTTcgccaatgttaaaatcaaccaaatatcaacaaaagattaacataatattaacataaaatcaacgCAAAATCTACACTGTAACATTATTGATGGAAATTGAACTCCAGAATAAATATAATGAACCGAGTTGTACAAGATCCGCTCCTCAAAGCAAATCCAGGGATTCGCCCAAGGCTAAATGGTGTCCGAGCCTTACAGGACTCGCCGTGATCAAAGACTACTCAAAAGGAGGGAAATTTTTAACCTAGACCTggtccatgaatttttcatgcATCCACCtaatgaggtgttagaaaatctaacaCAATTTTCTTTCGGTTctcattattttctctttcttctcatttCTTTAACATCTCATTGGATAGGTAcatgaatttttcatgaacCAGGTTTAGGTAAGAATTTCCCCTCAAAAGGATTACCCTAATCACACTAATGTCGTATCTCAGGATTTGGTAAAACTCTGAATCATGTCCAAAGTGCGTCGGCAGAGGATCTGATTACACAGAGacaatataatattttagaagAACAGATCTTGCAGAATCACTTTCGTACTTGGAAACGTATTCTTATCTGGAAAGAtaatcctatttaggaagacacTCTTAAACAGGACTCTAGCGTGCTGAATAAGGAATCTTTTTCCTATTCAAATTCATAAAACTAAATAGGATTTCCTTTCCTATTCCAACTCTAAAAGGTATTCACCAAACTCATTATATAAAAAACATAGGATATGCCCGCAACACAATTACATTCGATAAGCAAATACTCCCATAAATCCaatactgacttaagcatcagagagttaatcggaccatTATTGtctgccactaaaaatgtgcccatgttgtttttgaaaagaaatgaaaggtggtgctcTGAATTggcacgttttaaaggtcgtgttatttttgcaatttcgtataaaagtgttgattttatatgtaattaaccctaaaaagatagaaaatttaaaaattataaggttttaatttctatatgGATATTATATTGAgactatataaatttaaaaatctgaaGCATGTACTGTAAATTAGCAATGTAAAAGTAGGTGTCCCATTTTTGAAAACAGAACTAAAATCTTGGTTATTTTATGTAAAACGTCCACAAATTCAACCAAAAACAGACGGGCCGAGTAGATATTTAGGCCCATGGTCAATGTCTATAGCAAACAATACCAATTCTTCTGCAACGTGCAGAACCCTAACCATTAATGATAGCAGCCATGGAAGAATACTGTCTCAAACTCAATTGATATCCCATGGTAAAAATATCTTGATTGAAATAATCAACTGAATTAACGGTTCTGATTTTGTGGAAAGAATAGAAACCAAGGGACGAGAGAGTCGGTCTATTCTTCCAAAACCCACCACTTCATTCTCGTCTCTTAACAAAgttaaataaactttttttttggtgCTTTTTTCCACCacctcttttttattttcattttcccctcttttttcttatcaaattaataaaaacaatcaaattaGTAAATTACTATCCAAATCCACCTTTAGTTTAGATCCTTCAATTAATTTCCCATATTCATAAtctgatttttattttgattgaaaaacaaattattttccCATCAAAGAATcaacttttttgttttttgattatGGCAACAAGAAATCCTTTATACACAAGCCCTAAAATTTGCAAGCATCTAGCTGATTACAAGCTAAGCCATGGTTTAAGTGGCTATAAAGCTCTTCAAACATGTCTTAAATCCACTCCAAATGGAAGAACAAGTGTTTGTAAGTATGAAACTAAGCTACCCAACTGCAGTTTTTGTAATGGGTATAATAAAGATAGATTCTTTATGTGTTTAATCTGCTCTTCAATCTCATGTTCAATCCATACCCATTTGCATGCTCGATCAGAAACTAGTCATGACATAGCTGTTGACATTGAAAGATCAGAGCTTTATTGCTGTTTGTGCAGTGATCATGTCTATGATCCTGATTTTGATAAGGTTGTTGTGTGTAAGAATATGATGGATATGCCTAATAATGCTGATGGGGATGATGGGGTGAGGAGTTTGTGTAAGAAGAGGAAGTTGAATTCGTTGATGAATCTTGATTTGAATAAGAGTACGCAGTTGGTTTCGATGCGGGATCGGAGGGAAAAGTCTTGTTTTCCTTTGGGGTTGAGGGGGTTGAACAATTTGGGGAGTACTTGTTTCTTGAATTCTGTGTTGCAAGCTTTGGTTCATGCTCCTCCTTTTAGGAATTACTTTTTGAGTGATCGGCATGATCGCGAAACTTGTCGGAAAAGATCAGCAGATCTGTTGTGTTTAGCTTGTAATATTGATGTTATCCTTTCTGCTGTGTATTCCGGGGATCGGACGCCTTACAGCCCTGCTCAATTTCTTTACAGGTCTGCTATTGATATGCATCATTTTGTTTTCGATGTAATTGACTATTATCTTGtggattgatttatgttttctttaGACTAAGATTCCTTTTATCAACTATCAGATTGTTTGCTTATTACATTTGCTTTTGCTTTCCGTTAGAATTGATTGTAGATAGATCTGATAACAATGTATCAAGCAGAATGTATTGGAGtttgtttaataataataatgtattGAGCATAAATCTGCTTCCTTTTTAGAGTTCTTGAAAGTATTCGTTGATAGTACTGCAATTGGCTGTCATATTCGATGGATGTGATCAATAGTTTTCTGCAATAGTCGACTTTGTGGGGATTGATATTTTATTCTGATCAGATGTTTGGAGACGAACTTATgctttaatattaaattttgtttgtatATGAAGTTGGTGGCAGCATTCAGCAAATCTAGCTAGTTACGAGCAGCAGGATGCTCATGAATTCTTCATTTCACTGTTAGATGGGATCCATGAGAATGAAGGAAATGGAAGAATCCCAAATAAAGGTAATGGTGTAGGTGCTGGTGTATAAAATATACTTTTGATGCTTGATCATGATTTGTATACAATATTAGACTTCTAGAGAAGGCGTACAGTTATCCTTCTCATGTTTGGAGATGCCATGTCCCATGAGCTGATAAAGCAACTAAAGTAACCATTTTTTGACTAGATCCGATAAAGTGAATGTGGGGACTTCTTACGGCAGTTCTCATTTGTCAGAATGATTTTTCTATTTCAGATTCCTCAGGCATTGTATCCTAGCGAAGTTTGGAAACAACACGGGATTATTGTACGAGTTTGGTTGTGGAGCAAGAGACTTTCAAAAATGTGAAAGTTCTATAATGTGAAATAAGTAGAGAAAACACTTTGCAGCATCTAGGGCATTAACTCTTTGTTAAAGTactaaattttacattttaagcAATCTTTTCTCAACTAGAAAATGTGGATAATACTaggcaaaatattattttcctttGCTGTTATGACATTTCTTCTGCTAACAATGTAGATTTTCTGTTTGCGCAGATCATGGAGATTGCCAATGTAGTGCTCATAGGGTTTTCTCTGGGATGTTGAGGTCAGATGTTACTTGCATGACATGCGGATTTACTTCCTCGACGTATGACCCTTGTGTTGACATTTCACTCAACATGGAAACAAGTGCATTTCCTACCGATGTGGCTAACCGTTCTTTCAGACCAAACGAGAACAATAGGAAATGTACTCTTTCCgcctgtttggatttgtttaccaGGCCAGAAAAATTGGGATCAGATCAAAAACTTTACTGCCAAAACTGTCAAGAAAAACGCGAATCGTTTAAGCAAATGTCGATTAAAAGGCTGCCGTTGGTGTTATCTTTACACATCAAACG is a window of Mercurialis annua linkage group LG2, ddMerAnnu1.2, whole genome shotgun sequence DNA encoding:
- the LOC126669299 gene encoding ubiquitin C-terminal hydrolase 22, yielding MATRNPLYTSPKICKHLADYKLSHGLSGYKALQTCLKSTPNGRTSVCKYETKLPNCSFCNGYNKDRFFMCLICSSISCSIHTHLHARSETSHDIAVDIERSELYCCLCSDHVYDPDFDKVVVCKNMMDMPNNADGDDGVRSLCKKRKLNSLMNLDLNKSTQLVSMRDRREKSCFPLGLRGLNNLGSTCFLNSVLQALVHAPPFRNYFLSDRHDRETCRKRSADLLCLACNIDVILSAVYSGDRTPYSPAQFLYSWWQHSANLASYEQQDAHEFFISLLDGIHENEGNGRIPNKDHGDCQCSAHRVFSGMLRSDVTCMTCGFTSSTYDPCVDISLNMETSAFPTDVANRSFRPNENNRKCTLSACLDLFTRPEKLGSDQKLYCQNCQEKRESFKQMSIKRLPLVLSLHIKRFEHSLVRKLSRKIDWHLQFPFSLDMTSYLSSSVLRTRFGNRIFSFDSEEADSSTEFEIFAVITHSGMLESGHYVTYLRLRNQWYKCDDAWITEVDETVVRDSQCYMIFYVQKILYYKANEEVSCASMSQRRDPFLPIAGCC